In a genomic window of Pedobacter sp. KBS0701:
- a CDS encoding YchJ family protein, translating to MDIINCPCGSGTAFSHCCQPYHLKMKTAPTAGALMRSRYSAFVVADADYLYETTHSSKRNNHSKSGYLSSAKNTKWLKLEIVFSGFDVVEFKAYYLNKKFQTEVLHEKSNFRLEDGQWYYVDGEFYL from the coding sequence ATGGATATTATAAACTGTCCTTGCGGAAGTGGAACTGCCTTTAGCCATTGTTGCCAGCCTTATCATTTAAAAATGAAAACAGCGCCAACTGCAGGGGCCTTAATGCGTTCCAGATATTCTGCTTTTGTAGTAGCTGATGCGGATTATCTTTATGAAACTACGCATAGTAGTAAAAGAAATAACCATTCCAAAAGCGGTTATTTAAGCAGTGCGAAAAATACCAAATGGCTAAAGCTTGAGATTGTTTTTTCAGGTTTTGACGTTGTCGAGTTCAAGGCCTATTATCTGAATAAGAAATTTCAAACTGAAGTATTGCATGAAAAATCTAATTTCAGGTTAGAAGATGGGCAATGGTACTATGTGGACGGGGAATTTTATTTATAA
- a CDS encoding ATP-binding protein: MISRAISDSIEKHLKDEKAIILLGPRQVGKSTLLQQLSSKFAKPVMWWNGDDADIRTILSNTTSTSLRALLGKAKTLVIDEAQRVDNIGLSIKLIIDQLKDVKVIATGSSAFELANHINEPLTGRKWEYNLFPFSFGEMVEENGLLAEKRLLNHRLVYGYYPEIVNNPGGEEIRLKQLSDSYLYKDVLTWEKIQKPDKMEKLIQALAFQVGNEVSYNELGQLSGLDNQTTEKYIDLLEKAFIVFRLGSLSRNLRNELKKSRKIYFYDNGIRNAVINQFSPAVLRQDIGALWENFVISERVKLLAYKQINCNQYFWRTHAQQEIDYIEERNGLMNAYEFKWNSKSKVKFPKSFLGAYENVETKVITPENVSEFLL; encoded by the coding sequence ATGATTTCAAGAGCAATATCAGATTCTATTGAAAAACATCTGAAAGATGAAAAGGCAATTATTCTTTTAGGTCCACGGCAGGTTGGAAAAAGTACGCTCTTGCAACAGCTTTCTTCTAAATTTGCTAAACCTGTTATGTGGTGGAATGGTGATGACGCAGACATTAGGACAATACTTTCCAATACCACTTCAACCTCCTTACGTGCCCTTCTGGGAAAAGCCAAAACGTTGGTAATTGATGAAGCACAAAGAGTTGATAATATTGGTTTATCTATTAAATTAATCATTGATCAACTTAAAGATGTAAAAGTAATTGCCACTGGTTCTTCAGCCTTTGAGTTGGCCAATCATATTAATGAACCACTTACCGGTAGAAAATGGGAATATAACCTGTTTCCTTTTTCATTCGGAGAAATGGTAGAGGAAAACGGTCTGCTTGCAGAGAAAAGATTATTGAACCATCGCTTGGTTTATGGCTACTATCCAGAAATCGTGAACAATCCAGGCGGAGAAGAAATACGCTTAAAGCAGTTATCAGATAGTTATCTTTACAAAGATGTCTTAACCTGGGAAAAAATACAAAAGCCAGATAAGATGGAGAAATTAATCCAGGCTTTGGCTTTTCAGGTTGGCAATGAGGTATCATACAACGAACTGGGGCAATTATCGGGTTTAGATAATCAAACTACAGAGAAATACATCGATTTGCTTGAAAAGGCATTCATTGTATTCAGATTAGGCTCTTTAAGCAGAAACTTAAGAAATGAACTAAAGAAAAGCAGGAAGATTTACTTTTACGACAATGGGATCAGAAATGCTGTAATTAACCAATTTAGTCCGGCAGTATTAAGGCAGGATATTGGTGCCCTTTGGGAAAATTTCGTTATTAGTGAGCGGGTTAAACTTCTTGCCTACAAACAGATCAACTGCAACCAATACTTTTGGCGCACCCACGCACAACAGGAAATAGATTATATTGAAGAAAGAAACGGATTAATGAATGCTTACGAATTTAAATGGAATTCAAAATCCAAAGTGAAATTCCCAAAATCATTTTTAGGTGCTTACGAAAATGTAGAAACCAAAGTAATTACACCAGAAAACGTAAGTGAATTTTTATTATAA
- a CDS encoding tRNA pseudouridine(38-40) synthase TruA yields MRYFFHIAYQGQYFSGWQKQPGVKSVQEVIEQTLSKILKSPTAINGCGRTDAHVHASQFFFHADIEKEIDFDLLYILNKALPYNIAVFDIIKMEGKPHARFDAVQRKYDYFIHTYKDPFLSTQSSFYQLNNLDFDKMKAVVKLLPLYKNYRAFCTHPDKYEHTLCNVMEADLFVNPKGDRLRFHIASNRFLGKMIRIIMGKILMVGKGELSFDEFESELITLQASKLSLPAHPTGLYLSKVTYPYLNLEPRTEFIHSTQGIDWISI; encoded by the coding sequence ATGAGGTATTTCTTTCACATTGCATATCAAGGCCAGTATTTTAGTGGGTGGCAAAAGCAACCTGGGGTTAAAAGTGTTCAGGAGGTTATTGAACAAACCTTATCGAAGATTTTAAAATCACCGACTGCTATTAATGGTTGTGGGCGGACCGATGCGCATGTACATGCGAGTCAGTTTTTTTTTCATGCCGATATTGAAAAAGAGATTGATTTCGATCTGCTTTACATTTTGAATAAAGCTTTACCCTATAATATCGCCGTATTCGACATTATTAAAATGGAAGGTAAACCCCACGCCCGGTTTGATGCTGTACAACGGAAATATGATTATTTTATCCATACTTATAAAGATCCTTTTTTAAGCACCCAAAGTTCCTTTTATCAATTAAACAATCTAGATTTTGATAAAATGAAAGCTGTGGTAAAATTACTACCGCTATACAAAAATTACAGGGCTTTCTGTACGCATCCGGATAAATACGAACATACCTTATGCAATGTAATGGAAGCCGATTTATTTGTAAACCCAAAGGGCGACAGGTTGAGGTTCCACATTGCCAGTAACCGTTTTTTAGGCAAAATGATCCGCATTATTATGGGTAAAATATTAATGGTTGGAAAAGGAGAACTTAGCTTTGATGAATTTGAAAGCGAACTGATTACCCTTCAAGCCTCAAAACTATCATTGCCTGCACATCCTACTGGCTTATACCTTTCAAAAGTCACTTACCCCTATTTAAACCTCGAACCACGGACTGAATTTATCCATAGTACACAAGGTATAGACTGGATTTCAATTTAA